In Saccharolobus solfataricus, a genomic segment contains:
- a CDS encoding ATP-binding protein, with the protein MTLFGNFYAVRKLDFEIALRETIGEGKKIMLEEFNHFLSNKENKQLYCNIMNVLKLASKWKDIKNGVEIRMGKVDDKVFSNALQNLVNFNFVSKVDDEYKIVDLMLKEIDFNKC; encoded by the coding sequence TTGACGCTCTTCGGTAATTTCTACGCTGTGAGAAAATTAGATTTTGAAATTGCATTACGTGAGACTATTGGAGAGGGCAAGAAAATAATGCTGGAGGAATTTAATCATTTCCTTTCAAATAAGGAAAATAAACAGTTATACTGTAATATAATGAACGTGCTTAAACTAGCTAGTAAGTGGAAAGATATTAAAAATGGTGTCGAGATCAGAATGGGCAAAGTAGATGATAAAGTTTTCAGTAACGCGTTACAAAATTTAGTTAACTTTAACTTCGTTTCAAAAGTCGATGATGAGTATAAGATTGTTGATCTGATGTTAAAGGAAATAGATTTCAATAAGTGTTAA
- a CDS encoding 3-methyl-2-oxobutanoate dehydrogenase subunit beta, producing the protein MSSQVTPKRMPKFYRGNAACPGCPIPKELDVALEVLGNKTVLVVPASCTTIIMGDTNGMPSTVPVVHSAFGAAAAIGSGIVRSLRMRGDNDAIVAVWAGDGSTGDIGFAAVSGAAERNEDILYICYDNEAYMNTGIQRSGLTPKGAWTTTTPEGKREVKKPLPFIIAEHKVPYVATASIAYIYDYEAKMRKAKQIRGFRYIHLLSPCPPGWRFDSKLTIDIAKLAVETGVWPLFEIENGEFKLTSVSKTLVEKKNRKPVAEYLKLQGRFKQLTEEQIKGIQEEIDEMWEEIKRLIKK; encoded by the coding sequence TTGAGTAGTCAAGTAACACCGAAGAGAATGCCTAAATTCTACAGAGGAAATGCTGCTTGTCCAGGCTGTCCAATACCTAAAGAGTTAGACGTAGCCCTAGAAGTTTTAGGGAATAAGACAGTGCTAGTAGTTCCAGCTTCATGTACTACGATAATAATGGGAGATACTAATGGGATGCCTTCAACTGTACCAGTAGTTCACAGTGCCTTTGGAGCAGCTGCTGCAATAGGTTCTGGGATTGTTAGATCCCTAAGAATGAGGGGAGATAATGACGCAATAGTGGCTGTTTGGGCTGGTGATGGTTCTACTGGTGATATAGGATTTGCCGCAGTTAGTGGTGCTGCTGAGAGAAATGAGGATATCCTTTACATATGCTATGATAACGAAGCTTATATGAATACTGGAATTCAGCGTTCAGGCTTAACTCCTAAGGGGGCTTGGACTACTACAACTCCTGAAGGTAAGAGAGAGGTTAAAAAGCCTTTACCATTCATCATTGCAGAACATAAAGTACCATATGTTGCCACTGCGTCAATTGCTTACATATATGATTATGAAGCTAAGATGAGGAAAGCTAAACAGATTCGAGGATTTAGATATATACACTTATTGTCCCCATGTCCACCTGGTTGGCGTTTCGATTCTAAATTAACTATCGATATTGCAAAACTTGCAGTTGAGACTGGAGTTTGGCCACTCTTTGAAATAGAAAATGGTGAATTTAAACTAACTAGTGTGAGTAAGACGTTAGTTGAGAAGAAGAATAGGAAACCAGTAGCGGAGTATTTAAAATTACAAGGAAGATTTAAACAGCTCACTGAAGAACAAATAAAGGGCATACAAGAGGAGATTGACGAGATGTGGGAGGAAATTAAAAGACTAATTAAGAAGTAA
- a CDS encoding pyruvate ferredoxin oxidoreductase: MQVLKRKVLALVGNHAVAYAVKQAKPKVLAVFPITPQTTMLEKLSEYISSEELKAELIKVESEHSALASIYGAALAGARVFTATSSQGLLYMTEMIYWAGGQRVPIVAAVATRAIAEPWSIWDDHQDFVSKRDAIWIQIMAENVQEAYDMTIQAFRISEDERVILPVMMGFDGFILTHTMERIEVLEDNEVDNFLPPRQFNLIDFSDPIAIGPIATPEEYIKYRYEAMKAMERAKGVIEEIMGEYERISGRKQHGLVECYKCEDAKYVFVTMGAWSGDGKAAVDRLRDSGVKTGLLKIRVFRPFPKEKVEEYLRSMKGVVVFDRAYSYGYGGILVNEIKAALYGYRVPVYSVVAGIGGKDVRPRHFQKVIEDLINDNLEEERWLF, from the coding sequence ATGCAAGTTTTAAAGAGGAAAGTTCTAGCTTTAGTCGGTAATCACGCAGTTGCTTATGCTGTTAAGCAAGCTAAACCCAAAGTTTTAGCAGTATTCCCAATAACTCCTCAAACTACAATGTTGGAGAAACTTTCTGAGTATATTTCTTCGGAGGAATTAAAGGCTGAGTTAATAAAGGTTGAAAGCGAACATTCAGCATTAGCTTCAATTTATGGTGCAGCATTAGCTGGTGCTAGAGTTTTCACTGCTACTTCTTCTCAAGGACTTCTATACATGACTGAAATGATATATTGGGCCGGAGGTCAAAGAGTTCCTATTGTTGCTGCAGTTGCAACTAGAGCTATAGCTGAGCCATGGAGTATTTGGGATGATCATCAAGATTTCGTAAGTAAAAGAGACGCCATATGGATTCAAATAATGGCAGAAAACGTGCAAGAAGCTTACGATATGACAATACAAGCTTTTAGAATTTCAGAAGATGAGAGGGTAATCTTACCAGTCATGATGGGATTTGACGGCTTCATATTAACTCATACAATGGAAAGAATTGAGGTATTGGAGGATAATGAGGTAGATAATTTTTTACCGCCTAGGCAATTTAATCTAATTGACTTTTCCGACCCTATTGCTATTGGACCAATTGCTACTCCAGAGGAATATATCAAGTATAGATACGAGGCTATGAAAGCCATGGAGAGAGCAAAAGGAGTTATTGAAGAAATAATGGGTGAGTACGAAAGAATAAGTGGTAGGAAGCAGCATGGTTTAGTTGAGTGTTATAAATGTGAAGATGCTAAATACGTTTTCGTTACCATGGGTGCTTGGAGTGGTGACGGTAAAGCTGCGGTTGATAGATTAAGGGATAGTGGAGTTAAGACTGGGTTGCTTAAAATCAGAGTGTTTAGACCATTTCCAAAGGAGAAAGTTGAGGAGTATTTAAGGTCAATGAAAGGTGTAGTGGTTTTCGATAGAGCTTACTCATATGGTTATGGTGGCATCTTAGTGAATGAGATAAAGGCTGCACTTTATGGGTATAGAGTACCAGTTTATAGTGTAGTAGCGGGTATTGGTGGGAAGGACGTCAGACCACGTCATTTCCAAAAGGTAATTGAAGACCTAATTAACGATAATTTAGAAGAAGAGAGGTGGCTGTTTTGA
- a CDS encoding 4Fe-4S binding protein translates to MIKVPIGVPVARPKIGSAGKTGLWRVEKPVISYDKCTKCRLCVLYCLENTIDLLENLYPQIDYDYCKGCGVCAQVCPPKAIDMVREVK, encoded by the coding sequence TTGATTAAAGTTCCAATAGGAGTTCCAGTTGCAAGGCCAAAGATAGGTTCAGCTGGAAAAACCGGATTATGGAGAGTAGAGAAACCAGTGATTAGTTACGATAAATGTACTAAATGCAGACTTTGCGTACTTTATTGTCTGGAAAATACCATTGATCTCCTAGAGAACCTATATCCTCAAATTGATTATGATTACTGCAAAGGTTGTGGCGTTTGTGCACAAGTTTGCCCACCTAAGGCTATAGATATGGTTAGGGAGGTGAAATAA
- a CDS encoding 2-oxoacid:acceptor oxidoreductase family protein: MTLIELALRGRGGQGIVTAGELMTKAMVLEDKYAQSIPFFGGERRGAPVVSFVRLSDKPILLHREVYNPDGVAIFDVSMIQLINVTEGLKENGFLLLNTNTPKRIWKNEYVVDATNIAKELGLIVAGWAIVNTAMIGALARILGQPSLHSLEEAVKEEFPGKIGELNAEAVEIGYKEVKRVD; the protein is encoded by the coding sequence ATGACTCTTATTGAATTAGCTTTAAGAGGAAGAGGTGGGCAAGGGATAGTTACCGCTGGAGAACTTATGACGAAGGCGATGGTTTTAGAGGACAAATACGCCCAATCTATTCCCTTTTTCGGCGGAGAAAGGAGGGGAGCACCAGTTGTTTCATTTGTGAGACTATCAGATAAGCCAATACTCTTACATAGAGAGGTTTACAATCCAGATGGTGTAGCAATATTTGATGTATCAATGATCCAACTAATTAACGTTACGGAGGGTCTTAAGGAAAACGGGTTCTTGCTATTGAACACAAATACACCTAAAAGAATTTGGAAGAATGAGTATGTAGTTGACGCTACCAATATTGCTAAAGAATTAGGACTAATAGTAGCTGGATGGGCTATTGTTAATACAGCAATGATAGGGGCTTTAGCAAGAATCTTGGGCCAACCTTCCTTACACTCATTGGAAGAGGCTGTAAAGGAGGAATTTCCCGGAAAAATCGGTGAACTGAATGCAGAGGCAGTTGAAATAGGATATAAGGAGGTGAAAAGGGTTGATTAA
- a CDS encoding xanthine dehydrogenase family protein molybdopterin-binding subunit, which produces MIQEHLPLITGKGSYIDDINPKNVVYLHIIRSPIARGIIKSISKPESALLSLTWEDVKLYMPVRLFPDLAKTAQVAKMPVLADGRVNFVGQPILAFVVEDRYRTEDVAEEVLIDYDELKPVVDPEESLNADPIHPGLKSNISIDQLLEGGNLSLKNKAEVVVSRKLKQQRVVSNPMEPKGFICWWDNDILNVYVSTQAPFGVKNDLREILGISPEKIRVYSAPNVGGGFGNKSGGYPEYVLAAIASLKLGRPVKWIETRSEMLVNTQSLGRGEVSDMRLYATKDGEILGIEGTIIANIGAFDYGIGFIAPLFIARLSNGPYKMKFASIRAMGVFTNTPPMGFYRGAGRPEAALIHETLVEDLAEELGVDSVEIRRRNLIGDNGYVTPLGVRIDPAGYNEVLNEAEKYYRKAKEVYKDKGVSIVTFAEIVRTSPGEGARVKIENGKVHFYLGIGPHGQAYGSTFKRLASEVLGISEDKIEITTGSSEIVKEGIGSFGSRAGTIGGSAVIAAATELLKKLNTNSLNESELVKYEGVEAEVFYKADDIFAPGAHVAVIDVDKETGFIRVLEYYAVDDVGRAMNKEEIEGQIIGSVLQGASQVIIEAMRYDERGIPLCSSIADCGVPTALEAPLKVKTEYIEYPSQLLSRSRGVGEAGTTGALPAVFIAVEKVTKKKFDRTPVDPWILVSST; this is translated from the coding sequence ATGATACAAGAGCATTTACCTCTTATAACTGGCAAAGGTAGTTATATAGATGATATTAATCCGAAGAATGTAGTTTACCTTCACATAATTAGATCTCCAATAGCTAGGGGTATAATAAAGAGTATATCCAAACCGGAAAGCGCACTCTTATCGTTAACATGGGAAGATGTGAAATTATACATGCCAGTGAGGCTATTTCCAGACCTAGCTAAAACTGCACAAGTTGCTAAAATGCCAGTATTGGCTGATGGTAGGGTCAACTTCGTAGGTCAACCAATTTTAGCATTTGTGGTTGAAGATAGGTACAGGACTGAGGACGTTGCAGAGGAAGTTTTAATTGATTATGACGAATTAAAGCCAGTAGTTGATCCTGAGGAATCCTTAAATGCGGATCCCATTCATCCAGGTTTAAAAAGTAACATCTCCATAGATCAACTTTTAGAAGGGGGAAACTTATCATTAAAAAATAAGGCTGAGGTTGTTGTAAGTAGGAAACTTAAGCAACAAAGGGTAGTTTCAAATCCAATGGAACCAAAAGGTTTCATCTGTTGGTGGGATAATGATATACTAAACGTTTACGTTTCCACACAAGCACCGTTTGGAGTAAAGAATGATCTAAGGGAAATTTTAGGTATTTCTCCAGAAAAGATAAGAGTTTATTCCGCGCCTAACGTAGGAGGAGGATTTGGGAATAAGAGTGGGGGATACCCAGAATATGTCCTAGCAGCGATAGCTTCCTTGAAGCTTGGTAGGCCAGTTAAATGGATAGAAACTAGAAGTGAAATGCTAGTCAATACTCAATCCTTAGGTAGAGGGGAGGTATCAGATATGAGACTTTATGCTACCAAGGACGGTGAGATTTTAGGAATAGAAGGCACTATAATAGCAAATATAGGTGCTTTCGATTACGGAATAGGCTTCATTGCTCCTTTATTTATTGCGAGACTATCTAATGGTCCCTATAAGATGAAATTCGCATCGATAAGAGCAATGGGAGTATTTACTAACACTCCTCCAATGGGATTTTATAGGGGTGCTGGTAGACCAGAGGCTGCTTTAATTCATGAGACTTTGGTTGAGGATTTGGCTGAGGAGTTGGGTGTGGATTCTGTTGAGATTAGGAGGAGGAATTTGATTGGTGATAATGGTTATGTTACTCCTTTGGGTGTTAGGATTGATCCTGCTGGTTATAATGAGGTGTTGAATGAGGCTGAGAAGTATTATAGGAAGGCTAAGGAGGTTTATAAGGACAAGGGAGTTTCAATAGTTACGTTCGCCGAGATAGTCAGAACTTCGCCAGGTGAAGGTGCTAGAGTTAAGATAGAAAACGGTAAAGTACATTTTTACTTGGGAATAGGTCCACATGGTCAAGCTTATGGTAGCACATTCAAGAGACTGGCATCTGAAGTACTAGGTATAAGTGAAGATAAAATAGAGATAACTACTGGTAGTTCTGAGATAGTTAAAGAGGGAATAGGTAGTTTCGGTTCTAGGGCAGGCACTATAGGAGGTTCTGCCGTGATAGCTGCTGCAACTGAATTACTCAAGAAGTTGAATACTAATTCTTTAAATGAGAGTGAACTAGTTAAGTATGAAGGTGTTGAGGCTGAAGTGTTCTATAAAGCTGATGATATCTTTGCCCCAGGAGCTCACGTAGCTGTAATTGATGTAGATAAGGAGACTGGATTTATTAGAGTTTTGGAGTATTACGCTGTTGATGATGTTGGTAGAGCTATGAATAAGGAAGAGATAGAGGGACAAATAATTGGAAGTGTCCTACAAGGGGCATCACAAGTTATAATTGAAGCTATGAGATATGATGAGAGGGGAATCCCATTATGTTCCTCAATTGCAGATTGTGGAGTTCCAACAGCTTTGGAAGCTCCTTTAAAGGTAAAAACTGAGTATATAGAGTATCCCTCTCAGCTTTTGTCCAGAAGTAGAGGTGTAGGAGAGGCCGGCACGACCGGCGCTTTACCAGCTGTTTTCATAGCAGTGGAAAAGGTTACTAAAAAGAAGTTTGATAGAACCCCCGTAGATCCTTGGATATTAGTTTCCTCTACATAA
- a CDS encoding STK_08120 family protein, whose protein sequence is MQDKIEIYGEEYDEKLSVILADPNFLITNLLGASNVDIKEGDFTAEVPLSALLGKATIVIYGKVFRSLNSITYVINVAGYGPDKGGKIRVQLEKGKIIIDVEFNIPLGFLNARLIKSRIADFKNKANELIRLERIKRKI, encoded by the coding sequence GTGCAGGATAAAATAGAAATTTATGGCGAAGAATACGATGAGAAACTTTCTGTAATATTAGCCGATCCCAATTTTTTAATTACAAATCTGCTTGGGGCGTCAAATGTTGATATTAAAGAAGGCGACTTTACTGCAGAAGTTCCTTTATCAGCACTACTTGGTAAGGCTACAATAGTAATATATGGCAAAGTCTTCAGATCCCTAAACTCTATAACTTATGTGATTAACGTTGCCGGATATGGTCCAGATAAGGGTGGGAAAATAAGAGTCCAGTTAGAAAAAGGTAAGATAATTATTGATGTAGAATTTAATATTCCATTAGGGTTTTTAAATGCAAGACTTATTAAATCGAGAATAGCCGATTTCAAAAACAAGGCAAATGAGTTGATAAGACTAGAAAGGATAAAGAGAAAAATTTAA
- a CDS encoding FAD-binding oxidoreductase, which translates to MDFSELRDIEQKVEEREDFSGDKVRPLVVFFPKDEDEVIRIVKFAKKNKVPIIPWGQGTSLTGAVSCDKNCILVDLSKMNKILEINDVDWYVRVQPGIKLIDLFEELEKKGFMLPPDPASFFLCSVGGAVAESSGGMRGVRHGSFREWVLSLRVVLPDGEVIKVGEPLRKNRAGYDLVHLFVGSEGTLGIITEIWLRIIPISKRKMVMIAAMLKDFESAGEVILGLRKNKILPELSEYVDADVVKALNKHFSANLKETEGGMLLISIEEDSVNDVLKVLEGRAVDIKIAEGEEAQKLYSLRSQAAIAVKAEAGNVFYAEDIVVPVSKLPEAIRRLGEIGEKYNTKFYVISHIGDGNLHPNIIIEEKEVREKAFEEIARMAIELGGSVSGEHGIGVQKAKLMAEQIVKHNGIRVLDLMYQIKKLIDPDDIMNPNKYVELAYKYISSPTNSILD; encoded by the coding sequence ATGGACTTCTCCGAATTGAGAGATATTGAGCAAAAGGTAGAGGAGAGAGAGGATTTTTCTGGAGATAAAGTAAGACCATTAGTCGTGTTTTTCCCTAAGGATGAGGATGAGGTTATTAGAATTGTTAAGTTTGCTAAGAAAAACAAAGTACCCATAATACCCTGGGGTCAAGGAACGAGTTTAACTGGAGCAGTCTCATGTGATAAAAACTGTATACTTGTTGACCTATCAAAAATGAATAAAATTTTAGAGATAAACGATGTTGACTGGTATGTAAGAGTCCAACCGGGAATTAAATTAATAGACCTTTTCGAGGAATTGGAGAAAAAGGGCTTTATGTTACCTCCAGATCCAGCAAGCTTCTTCCTATGTTCAGTCGGCGGGGCAGTTGCTGAATCCTCAGGAGGGATGAGGGGAGTAAGACATGGCTCGTTTAGAGAATGGGTATTATCATTACGTGTTGTATTACCAGATGGGGAAGTAATTAAGGTTGGAGAACCACTAAGGAAGAATAGGGCCGGATATGATTTAGTCCATTTGTTTGTGGGAAGTGAGGGAACTTTAGGAATAATAACGGAAATCTGGTTAAGAATAATCCCAATTTCCAAGAGGAAGATGGTTATGATAGCTGCAATGCTAAAAGATTTCGAATCTGCAGGGGAAGTGATATTAGGTTTAAGGAAGAACAAGATCTTGCCAGAGTTATCAGAATATGTTGATGCTGATGTAGTCAAGGCGTTGAATAAGCACTTTAGCGCTAACCTAAAGGAAACGGAGGGAGGAATGCTATTAATTTCAATAGAGGAAGATAGTGTTAATGATGTATTGAAAGTTCTTGAGGGGAGGGCAGTTGATATTAAAATTGCAGAAGGTGAAGAGGCACAGAAATTGTACTCATTAAGATCACAAGCTGCGATTGCAGTGAAAGCAGAGGCAGGAAACGTATTTTACGCTGAAGACATAGTTGTACCAGTTTCTAAATTGCCCGAGGCTATAAGAAGACTTGGAGAAATAGGCGAGAAGTACAATACTAAATTCTACGTAATATCACATATAGGTGATGGTAACCTTCATCCAAATATAATAATTGAGGAAAAAGAAGTAAGGGAAAAGGCATTTGAAGAAATAGCTAGAATGGCAATAGAGTTAGGTGGTTCTGTTAGCGGTGAGCATGGTATTGGTGTGCAGAAGGCAAAGTTAATGGCTGAGCAAATAGTTAAACACAATGGTATTAGGGTATTAGACTTAATGTATCAGATAAAGAAGTTAATTGATCCAGACGACATAATGAATCCAAATAAGTATGTAGAGTTAGCCTATAAGTACATATCCTCTCCTACAAATTCTATACTAGATTAA